One Ricinus communis isolate WT05 ecotype wild-type chromosome 1, ASM1957865v1, whole genome shotgun sequence DNA window includes the following coding sequences:
- the LOC112535876 gene encoding uncharacterized protein LOC112535876 translates to MAPTLSIKTLLLLSLLLLIPFSSGMVEGFREGMNPNHSLHKDVFQMINTRKLLMNMLDYDDTGPNTKHDPRKKGGKP, encoded by the exons ATGGCTCCGACTCTTAGCATCAAGACCCTCCTTCTACTCTCCCTTTTACTCCTCATTCCCTTTTCTTCAG GCATGGTTGAAGGCTTCAGGGAAGGCATGAACCCAAATCACTCACTTCACAAG GATGTGTTCCAAATGATCAATACCAGGAAGCTTTTGATGAATATGCTAGATTATGATGACACAGGACCAAACACTAAGCATGATCCCAGGAAGAAAGGAGGCAAGCCTTAA